Proteins encoded within one genomic window of Ostrinia nubilalis chromosome 5, ilOstNubi1.1, whole genome shotgun sequence:
- the LOC135072046 gene encoding uncharacterized protein LOC135072046 isoform X2: MSLSDSMFLFEIVVEEIKSLINCQEFNITSQFADLFSLNLKDPNELAVAVPKRNRKKVKRKSKVRDSKIKVIKAPAPSVEPKIKIGQSILIANNVDSLKMNMQTYPLQLTLWSKDDPQLVMGSTSIPWSTPYIAYLNDIIKNRDVTPVTVEGTYNVFDELSSRRMATLQMSIKLSCLKDKVTTQFRSLSEDDPQTFMYTGFNSKPTTILSTIKDKQVAKKDNALQVDNADPGTIKTIYSGGKRKYKRSSKDKNKSSKATTKTMHSATIQPKKLKTNLNRSTETAEPEPPPERVEPSVKEPDQSITQIKEKIVDLVKSDTDLEVEKPVALIKSKSYASLEYENHLNTLDYIFGDRRGPFGNQVYCVGYFTVQKDTPSKQSIKDTKSSDKSEEVKEKFKFRLCDSECPSKKATSGSRSLSHCSIDLPQEAANLISVTKCDHVECDVKKHRELPPPPDDRILIDMSGLKGECCNVTEKIEEVVGGMTAKMKVGNDPCYCSCECTFGFTKKTTYCKICGGYELSGDELSRRPGHDMPFPCPIFHKLVDKKFKSFSASGSDSRRNLKGGKKSVVDKSGESEKDGKKGKKKKKDDRFKFNYGYQAPQIGHSQCAMPCTGTLGNVPKHMGWLWTAEDVPGMKFRPNWKPGATNKFVVRLLRMAKNPGEVIAKKRKKDQGKKRPLKRPLLIVQKKEGEYTVTMETMKAYSKPRALNQHPYEDKPVVTYTIGRSDEENRERRLKKERAQRRLERAQRDFIQSAFKDMCQDICLKTYQQALGILPDTEDPECTCYPAEPGPDRTNLDVSCSCSEDSASLGSDTDSDEWIVEFTPPNALFDPTYKGKKVLKVDNGTQYTYLDYRVKLTDRFGNPVPRFFKGPDGKQQCSDLGGFWSPDRKWLEINVDGYIAPDNRWAPNSFIGPSGEQVDAETGKFQATNLKWLVVGIDGYVDGQGKWKFYPKPRASPPQKQPRTPGKKGGKKGDDKKKQPEIKPSVATWSCFGDASPKDLGKMGIMGHGLDRKLLLSTLQQMLARGEDVTIPQPSVVPRRPESKKGRKPRAHRGEAYDPWNYFAERTKCRHPVPSEKGIVAVDAHGNKTYFRLKNYRNTRPKDRLADLNKQGISLSSFHLPCFHSFINSEIMKQQQRERFNVLAARGKSVATQAN, from the exons ATGTCTCTTTCGGATTCCATGTTTTTGTTTGAAATAGTGGTAGAGGAAATCAAGAGCCTCATTAATTGCCAGGAATTTAATATTACAAGTCAATTCGCCGATTTATTCTCACTTAACTTAAAAGATCCCAATGAATTGGCGGTGGCGGTTCCAAAACGCAACCGGAAAAAGGTTAAACGAAAATCGAAGGTAAGAGACAGTAAGATCAAAGTTATAAAGGCGCCAGCACCGTCTGTggaacctaaaataaaaattggCCAGTCCATATTAATTGCTAACAATGTGGACTCACTCAAAATGAATATGCAAACATATCCTTTGCAACTTACACTTTGGAGTAAAGACGACCCTCAGCTCGTAATGGGTTCCACGAGTATTCCTTGGAGCACACCTTACATTGCCTACCTTAATGACATAATCAAAAATCGGGATGTTACTCCAGTAACAGTGGAAGGGACATACAATGTATTTGATGAGCTATCTTCGAGACGTATGGCAACTTTACAAATGAGCATCAAATTAAGCTGCCTGAAAGATAAAGTAACCACACAGTTCAGATCGCTTTCCGAAGATGAtccacaaacatttatgtatacAGGGTTCAATTCTAAGCCCACGACTATTTTGAGTACGATCAAAGATAAGCAAGTAGCCAAAAAAGATAATGCATTGCAAGTTGACAATGCTGACCCAGGCACTATTAAAACTATATATTCCGGGGGCAAGAGGAAGTATAAAAGATCaagtaaagataaaaataaaagttctaaAGCAACAACTAAAACAATGCACTCTGCCACGATTCAACCGAAGAAATTGAAAACAAATTTGAATCGATCCACTGAAACCGCTGAACCAGAGCCTCCACCAGAGCGGGTAGAGCCCAGTGTGAAAGAACCTGATCAATCAATTActcaaataaaagaaaagatTGTAGACTTGGTAAAAAGCGATACTGATTTAGAAGTTGAAAAACCAGTAGCACTGATAAAGTCAAAATCGTATGCATCATTGgaatatgaaaatcatttgaATACTTTAGATTACATCTTCGGCGACCGTAGAGGTCCTTTTGGAAATCAAGTATACTGCGTGGGATATTTTACTGTTCAAAAGGACACTCCATCTAAACAATCGATCAAAGATACTAAAAGTTCAGATAAGTCAGAAGAAGTGAAGGAGAAGTTTAAATTCAGACTCTGTGACAGTGAATGCCCGAGCAAAAAAGCGACAAGCGGGTCGCGTTCTCTAAGTCATTGTTCTATAGACTTGCCACAAGAAGCAGCGAACCTCATCAGTGTTACAAAGTGTGACCATGTGGAATGCGACGTGAAGAAACACAGGGAACTCCCACCCCCACCTGATGATCGGATTTTGATTGACATGTCTGGTCTCAAAGGAGAATGCTGCAATGTTACTGAAAAGATAGAAGAAGTAGTCGGAGGTATGACTGCAAAAATGAAAGTTGGTAACGACCCTTGTTACTGTTCTTGCGAATGTACTTTTGGGTTTACAAAGAAGACAACCTACTGTAAGATTTGTGGAGGCTACGAGTTATCCGGAGATGAATTATCACGAAGGCCTGGGCATGATATGCCATTCCCTTGTCCAATTTTTCATAAACTTGTAGACAAAAAGTTTAAGTCATTTAGTGCTTCTGGCAGTGATAGCAGGAGAAACCTAAAGGGTGGAAAGAAATCAGTAGTTGACAAAAGCGGTGAATCCGAAAAAGATGGTAAAAAagggaaaaagaaaaagaaggatgaCAGATTTAAGTTTAATTATGGTTATCAAG CGCCTCAAATTGGACACAGTCAATGCGCTATGCCTTGTACAGGCACGTTAGGCAATGTGCCTAAGCATATGGGTTGGCTTTGGACGGCGGAAGATGTTCCTGGTATGAAG tttcgacCTAACTGGAAACCTGGAGCaacaaataaatttgttgtacgCTTACTCAGAATGGCTAAAAATCCTGGCGAAGTTATAGCCAAGAAACGAAAGAAGGATCAAGGGAAGAAACGTCCGCTCAAGAGGCCACTTCTGATTGTACAAAAGAAGGAAGGCGAGTACACAGTTACGATGGAGACAATGAAAGCGTACTCTAAACCAAGAGCTCTTAACCAACACCCATACGAAGACAAACCTGTTGTCACGTACACTATCGGTAGAAGCGATGAAGAGAACCGTGAACGAAGACTGAAAAAGGAACGTGCCCAAAGACGCCTGGAAAGAGCACAGCGCGATTTCATTCAAAGCGCTTTCAAAGACATGTGTCAAGATATTTGCCTCAAAACTTACCAGCAAGCACTTGGCATATTACCTGATACAGAAGATCCAGAATGCACGTGCTACCCGGCAGAACCTGGGCCAGATAGAACTAACTTGGACGTTTCGTGTTCATGTTCAGAAGATTCTGCTTCTCTAGGCTCTGATACAGATTCCGATGAATGGATAGTAGAATTTACTCCACCAAATGCGTTATTCGATCCTACGTATAAGggtaaaaaagtattaaaagtCGATAATGGTACTCAATACACTTACCTAGATTACAGAGTCAAATTAACCGATAGATTTGGAAACCCTGTGCCAAGATTCTTTAAAGGGCCAGATGGAAAGCAGCAATGCAGTGATTTGGGAGGATTCTGGAGCCCTGACCGTAAATGGTTAGAAATCAACGTTGACGGTTACATAGCTCCGGACAATCGGTGGGCTCCCAATTCTTTCATCGGCCCGAGCGGCGAACAGGTTGACGCAGAAACAGGGAAATTCCAAGCTACCAATCTGAAATGGTTAGTCGTTGGAATTGACGGTTATGTCGACGGCCAAGGAAAATGGAAATTCTACCCAAAACCTAGAGCATCTCCACCTCAGAAGCAGCCTCGCACACCCGGTAAAAAGGGTGGTAAAAAAggtgatgataaaaagaaacaaCCGGAGATAAAACCATCCGTTGCCACCTGGAGTTGTTTCGGCGATGCTTCTCCTAAGGATTTGGGTAAGATGGGTATAATGGGCCATGGTTTAGATAGAAAGCTGTTGTTGTCTACACTGCAGCAAATGTTAGCGCGCGGGGAAGACGTCACAATTCCTCAGCCCTCAGTTGTTCCAAGACGGCCCGAGTCAAAGAAAGGAAGGAAACCTCGAGCACACAGAGGCGAAGCTTACGATCCTTGGAATTATTTTGCGGAACGGACGAAGTGTAGGCACCCTGTGCCATCTGAAAAAGGAATAGTGGCGGTGGATGCTCACGGCAATAAGACTTATTTCaggttgaagaattatagaaaTACAAGGCCGAAAGACAGGTTAGCGGACTTGAATAAGCAGGGTATCAGTTTGAGTTCATTCCACCTGCCGTGCTTCCACTCGTTCATCAACAGCGAGATCATGAAACAGCAGCAGCGGGAGCGATTCAACGTGCTCGCAGCCAGAGGCAAAAGTGTCGCCACCCAAGCCAACTAG
- the LOC135072046 gene encoding uncharacterized protein LOC135072046 isoform X1, whose product MSLSDSMFLFEIVVEEIKSLINCQEFNITSQFADLFSLNLKDPNELAVAVPKRNRKKVKRKSKVRDSKIKVIKAPAPSVEPKIKIGQSILIANNVDSLKMNMQTYPLQLTLWSKDDPQLVMGSTSIPWSTPYIAYLNDIIKNRDVTPVTVEGTYNVFDELSSRRMATLQMSIKLSCLKDKVTTQFRSLSEDDPQTFMYTGFNSKPTTILSTIKDKQVAKKDNALQVDNADPGTIKTIYSGGKRKYKRSSKDKNKSSKATTKTMHSATIQPKKLKTNLNRSTETAEPEPPPERVEPSVKEPDQSITQIKEKIVDLVKSDTDLEVEKPVALIKSKSYASLEYENHLNTLDYIFGDRRGPFGNQVYCVGYFTVQKDTPSKQSIKDTKSSDKSEEVKEKFKFRLCDSECPSKKATSGSRSLSHCSIDLPQEAANLISVTKCDHVECDVKKHRELPPPPDDRILIDMSGLKGECCNVTEKIEEVVGGMTAKMKVGNDPCYCSCECTFGFTKKTTYCKICGGYELSGDELSRRPGHDMPFPCPIFHKLVDKKFKSFSASGSDSRRNLKGGKKSVVDKSGESEKDGKKGKKKKKDDRFKFNYGYQGIPPQIGHSQCAMPCTGTLGNVPKHMGWLWTAEDVPGMKFRPNWKPGATNKFVVRLLRMAKNPGEVIAKKRKKDQGKKRPLKRPLLIVQKKEGEYTVTMETMKAYSKPRALNQHPYEDKPVVTYTIGRSDEENRERRLKKERAQRRLERAQRDFIQSAFKDMCQDICLKTYQQALGILPDTEDPECTCYPAEPGPDRTNLDVSCSCSEDSASLGSDTDSDEWIVEFTPPNALFDPTYKGKKVLKVDNGTQYTYLDYRVKLTDRFGNPVPRFFKGPDGKQQCSDLGGFWSPDRKWLEINVDGYIAPDNRWAPNSFIGPSGEQVDAETGKFQATNLKWLVVGIDGYVDGQGKWKFYPKPRASPPQKQPRTPGKKGGKKGDDKKKQPEIKPSVATWSCFGDASPKDLGKMGIMGHGLDRKLLLSTLQQMLARGEDVTIPQPSVVPRRPESKKGRKPRAHRGEAYDPWNYFAERTKCRHPVPSEKGIVAVDAHGNKTYFRLKNYRNTRPKDRLADLNKQGISLSSFHLPCFHSFINSEIMKQQQRERFNVLAARGKSVATQAN is encoded by the exons ATGTCTCTTTCGGATTCCATGTTTTTGTTTGAAATAGTGGTAGAGGAAATCAAGAGCCTCATTAATTGCCAGGAATTTAATATTACAAGTCAATTCGCCGATTTATTCTCACTTAACTTAAAAGATCCCAATGAATTGGCGGTGGCGGTTCCAAAACGCAACCGGAAAAAGGTTAAACGAAAATCGAAGGTAAGAGACAGTAAGATCAAAGTTATAAAGGCGCCAGCACCGTCTGTggaacctaaaataaaaattggCCAGTCCATATTAATTGCTAACAATGTGGACTCACTCAAAATGAATATGCAAACATATCCTTTGCAACTTACACTTTGGAGTAAAGACGACCCTCAGCTCGTAATGGGTTCCACGAGTATTCCTTGGAGCACACCTTACATTGCCTACCTTAATGACATAATCAAAAATCGGGATGTTACTCCAGTAACAGTGGAAGGGACATACAATGTATTTGATGAGCTATCTTCGAGACGTATGGCAACTTTACAAATGAGCATCAAATTAAGCTGCCTGAAAGATAAAGTAACCACACAGTTCAGATCGCTTTCCGAAGATGAtccacaaacatttatgtatacAGGGTTCAATTCTAAGCCCACGACTATTTTGAGTACGATCAAAGATAAGCAAGTAGCCAAAAAAGATAATGCATTGCAAGTTGACAATGCTGACCCAGGCACTATTAAAACTATATATTCCGGGGGCAAGAGGAAGTATAAAAGATCaagtaaagataaaaataaaagttctaaAGCAACAACTAAAACAATGCACTCTGCCACGATTCAACCGAAGAAATTGAAAACAAATTTGAATCGATCCACTGAAACCGCTGAACCAGAGCCTCCACCAGAGCGGGTAGAGCCCAGTGTGAAAGAACCTGATCAATCAATTActcaaataaaagaaaagatTGTAGACTTGGTAAAAAGCGATACTGATTTAGAAGTTGAAAAACCAGTAGCACTGATAAAGTCAAAATCGTATGCATCATTGgaatatgaaaatcatttgaATACTTTAGATTACATCTTCGGCGACCGTAGAGGTCCTTTTGGAAATCAAGTATACTGCGTGGGATATTTTACTGTTCAAAAGGACACTCCATCTAAACAATCGATCAAAGATACTAAAAGTTCAGATAAGTCAGAAGAAGTGAAGGAGAAGTTTAAATTCAGACTCTGTGACAGTGAATGCCCGAGCAAAAAAGCGACAAGCGGGTCGCGTTCTCTAAGTCATTGTTCTATAGACTTGCCACAAGAAGCAGCGAACCTCATCAGTGTTACAAAGTGTGACCATGTGGAATGCGACGTGAAGAAACACAGGGAACTCCCACCCCCACCTGATGATCGGATTTTGATTGACATGTCTGGTCTCAAAGGAGAATGCTGCAATGTTACTGAAAAGATAGAAGAAGTAGTCGGAGGTATGACTGCAAAAATGAAAGTTGGTAACGACCCTTGTTACTGTTCTTGCGAATGTACTTTTGGGTTTACAAAGAAGACAACCTACTGTAAGATTTGTGGAGGCTACGAGTTATCCGGAGATGAATTATCACGAAGGCCTGGGCATGATATGCCATTCCCTTGTCCAATTTTTCATAAACTTGTAGACAAAAAGTTTAAGTCATTTAGTGCTTCTGGCAGTGATAGCAGGAGAAACCTAAAGGGTGGAAAGAAATCAGTAGTTGACAAAAGCGGTGAATCCGAAAAAGATGGTAAAAAagggaaaaagaaaaagaaggatgaCAGATTTAAGTTTAATTATGGTTATCAAGGTATAC CGCCTCAAATTGGACACAGTCAATGCGCTATGCCTTGTACAGGCACGTTAGGCAATGTGCCTAAGCATATGGGTTGGCTTTGGACGGCGGAAGATGTTCCTGGTATGAAG tttcgacCTAACTGGAAACCTGGAGCaacaaataaatttgttgtacgCTTACTCAGAATGGCTAAAAATCCTGGCGAAGTTATAGCCAAGAAACGAAAGAAGGATCAAGGGAAGAAACGTCCGCTCAAGAGGCCACTTCTGATTGTACAAAAGAAGGAAGGCGAGTACACAGTTACGATGGAGACAATGAAAGCGTACTCTAAACCAAGAGCTCTTAACCAACACCCATACGAAGACAAACCTGTTGTCACGTACACTATCGGTAGAAGCGATGAAGAGAACCGTGAACGAAGACTGAAAAAGGAACGTGCCCAAAGACGCCTGGAAAGAGCACAGCGCGATTTCATTCAAAGCGCTTTCAAAGACATGTGTCAAGATATTTGCCTCAAAACTTACCAGCAAGCACTTGGCATATTACCTGATACAGAAGATCCAGAATGCACGTGCTACCCGGCAGAACCTGGGCCAGATAGAACTAACTTGGACGTTTCGTGTTCATGTTCAGAAGATTCTGCTTCTCTAGGCTCTGATACAGATTCCGATGAATGGATAGTAGAATTTACTCCACCAAATGCGTTATTCGATCCTACGTATAAGggtaaaaaagtattaaaagtCGATAATGGTACTCAATACACTTACCTAGATTACAGAGTCAAATTAACCGATAGATTTGGAAACCCTGTGCCAAGATTCTTTAAAGGGCCAGATGGAAAGCAGCAATGCAGTGATTTGGGAGGATTCTGGAGCCCTGACCGTAAATGGTTAGAAATCAACGTTGACGGTTACATAGCTCCGGACAATCGGTGGGCTCCCAATTCTTTCATCGGCCCGAGCGGCGAACAGGTTGACGCAGAAACAGGGAAATTCCAAGCTACCAATCTGAAATGGTTAGTCGTTGGAATTGACGGTTATGTCGACGGCCAAGGAAAATGGAAATTCTACCCAAAACCTAGAGCATCTCCACCTCAGAAGCAGCCTCGCACACCCGGTAAAAAGGGTGGTAAAAAAggtgatgataaaaagaaacaaCCGGAGATAAAACCATCCGTTGCCACCTGGAGTTGTTTCGGCGATGCTTCTCCTAAGGATTTGGGTAAGATGGGTATAATGGGCCATGGTTTAGATAGAAAGCTGTTGTTGTCTACACTGCAGCAAATGTTAGCGCGCGGGGAAGACGTCACAATTCCTCAGCCCTCAGTTGTTCCAAGACGGCCCGAGTCAAAGAAAGGAAGGAAACCTCGAGCACACAGAGGCGAAGCTTACGATCCTTGGAATTATTTTGCGGAACGGACGAAGTGTAGGCACCCTGTGCCATCTGAAAAAGGAATAGTGGCGGTGGATGCTCACGGCAATAAGACTTATTTCaggttgaagaattatagaaaTACAAGGCCGAAAGACAGGTTAGCGGACTTGAATAAGCAGGGTATCAGTTTGAGTTCATTCCACCTGCCGTGCTTCCACTCGTTCATCAACAGCGAGATCATGAAACAGCAGCAGCGGGAGCGATTCAACGTGCTCGCAGCCAGAGGCAAAAGTGTCGCCACCCAAGCCAACTAG